One genomic region from Reichenbachiella ulvae encodes:
- a CDS encoding glycoside hydrolase family 88/105 protein → MTSIKNYSYQFLLLFLAACSLAGQHKQDGIEGEPKESAPLYIQMADSELKRTPDPRLLDFRSKPKWEYTNGLVCSAFVKVYEETGDESYLDYAKYYLDSMINEDGSIKTYKQSDYNIDRVNSGKVLMEVYKLDPQPKYQKAIELLRAQMKDHPRTSEGGFWHKKRYPYQMWLDGLYMGSPFLAQYAAEFNEPALYDEVAHQIYLIDKYAYDSTKKLYYHGWDESREQKWSDPETGVSPNFWGRAMGWFAMALVDVLDYMPQDHPKRDEVIAILDKLVVGLMDYQDESGLWWQVLDEGGREGNYLETSCTSMFAYSILKGVQKGYLDEKNLINGMKAYEGMVDQFIKENEDGTITLQNVCGVAGLGGDPYRDASYEYYVGEEIRDNDPKGVGPFIMASLIYNDLKSSQ, encoded by the coding sequence ATGACATCAATTAAAAATTATTCATATCAATTCCTATTGCTGTTTTTGGCAGCATGTAGCCTCGCAGGGCAACATAAGCAAGATGGAATTGAAGGAGAGCCAAAAGAATCAGCGCCACTTTACATACAAATGGCTGATTCAGAGCTCAAAAGAACACCAGATCCAAGACTATTAGATTTTCGAAGCAAGCCAAAATGGGAGTATACCAATGGACTCGTCTGTTCTGCCTTTGTGAAGGTGTATGAAGAAACTGGAGATGAAAGCTATCTCGATTATGCCAAGTATTATTTGGACTCTATGATCAATGAGGATGGTAGCATTAAGACATACAAACAGTCCGATTATAATATCGATCGCGTCAATTCAGGGAAGGTGCTCATGGAGGTGTATAAGCTAGATCCTCAACCCAAATATCAAAAGGCAATCGAGCTGCTGAGAGCGCAAATGAAGGATCATCCTCGAACTTCTGAAGGTGGTTTTTGGCACAAGAAGCGTTACCCTTACCAAATGTGGTTGGATGGTTTGTACATGGGATCCCCCTTTCTGGCGCAATATGCCGCAGAGTTTAACGAACCCGCCTTGTACGACGAGGTAGCTCACCAGATCTACCTTATTGATAAATATGCCTATGACTCAACCAAAAAATTGTATTACCATGGTTGGGACGAAAGCAGGGAGCAAAAGTGGTCTGATCCAGAAACCGGTGTTTCTCCAAACTTTTGGGGAAGAGCCATGGGATGGTTTGCCATGGCGCTGGTAGATGTATTGGATTACATGCCACAAGATCATCCGAAAAGAGATGAAGTAATTGCGATTCTAGATAAACTCGTAGTAGGTCTGATGGATTATCAGGACGAATCTGGATTATGGTGGCAGGTTTTGGACGAAGGAGGCCGAGAAGGTAACTATCTGGAAACCTCGTGTACCAGCATGTTTGCTTATAGTATTCTAAAGGGAGTTCAAAAAGGGTACCTCGATGAAAAAAATTTAATCAATGGTATGAAGGCTTATGAGGGGATGGTTGATCAGTTTATCAAAGAAAATGAGGATGGCACGATTACCTTGCAAAACGTATGTGGTGTAGCAGGTCTGGGTGGAGATCCTTACCGTGATGCTTCCTACGAATATTATGTAGGTGAGGAAATCAGAGACAATGACCCCAAAGGAGTCGGTCCCTTCATTATGGCTTCTTTGATCTATAATGACTTAAAATCTAGTCAATGA
- a CDS encoding alpha/beta hydrolase, whose protein sequence is MSKSSVKFEILLFTVGFLFLSELKAQDFPRDTSYTVASSYAKYLKSFPEITMARAIAGEVIKEQKDLVYRDLGSRQLHVDVFSPKKIKKRAPLVVMVHGGGWISGDKSHMEELAKTLAGRGYVAATVEYRLSPEIEYPAGVQDVKYAIRWLKCQSKKMKIDSSRVAVLGASAGGQLAALVAYSSGVEKFEVEGGPDASSRVQAAVDMDGVLAFNHPESEEGTVAAKWLGGTYEEIPEIWDEASALYHVSSDDPPTLFLNSSYLRFHAGQDDVIEKLNGYGIESEVHQLGDRTPHTFWLFDPWFEPTADYISDFLDGIFKE, encoded by the coding sequence TTGTCGAAATCAAGTGTGAAGTTTGAAATCCTGCTGTTTACAGTGGGATTTCTTTTTTTGTCAGAGCTAAAGGCTCAGGACTTTCCTAGAGATACCTCTTATACGGTGGCTTCCTCGTATGCGAAATATTTGAAGAGTTTTCCTGAAATTACTATGGCCAGGGCCATTGCTGGTGAGGTGATAAAGGAGCAAAAAGATTTGGTCTATCGAGACCTGGGGAGTAGGCAGTTACATGTAGATGTTTTTAGTCCTAAGAAAATAAAAAAGAGGGCACCACTAGTAGTCATGGTTCATGGAGGGGGATGGATCTCTGGAGATAAATCTCACATGGAGGAACTAGCCAAAACATTGGCCGGTCGTGGATATGTAGCAGCTACCGTGGAGTACCGCTTGTCGCCGGAAATTGAATATCCAGCTGGTGTGCAAGATGTGAAATACGCCATTCGTTGGTTGAAATGTCAATCAAAAAAAATGAAAATTGATTCTAGTCGAGTAGCCGTCTTAGGGGCGTCCGCTGGAGGCCAGTTGGCAGCTTTGGTTGCGTATAGCTCTGGCGTTGAAAAATTCGAGGTAGAAGGAGGTCCTGATGCGTCGAGTAGGGTGCAGGCAGCGGTTGACATGGACGGGGTTCTGGCTTTTAATCATCCAGAATCTGAAGAAGGAACGGTTGCCGCCAAGTGGCTGGGCGGTACATATGAAGAGATTCCGGAGATTTGGGATGAAGCCTCAGCTCTTTATCATGTGTCTTCTGATGATCCCCCCACTTTATTTCTCAATAGCTCCTATCTCAGGTTTCATGCTGGGCAGGATGATGTGATCGAAAAACTCAATGGGTATGGAATAGAGAGCGAAGTACATCAGCTGGGTGACCGGACACCTCATACCTTTTGGTTGTTTGACCCTTGGTTTGAACCCACTGCTGATTATATCTCTGATTTTTTGGATGGCATTTTTAAAGAGTAA